A stretch of the Streptomyces sp. WMMB303 genome encodes the following:
- a CDS encoding glutathionylspermidine synthase family protein: MERHTCTPRPGWQETVEEQGCIYPLTRYPDGSLRPYWDESAYYALTLPEVEDLEEVVEELHAMCLRAAEHIVAADRFADLGITDPALVHRVSESWRRRAELPSLYGRFDLRYDGRGEPAKLLEYNADTPTSLVEAASPQWFWMEDRFPGADQWNSLHERLVDVWRKQAALLPPGAPVHFAHSARDELGEDLMTVAYLQETAEQAGLETVTIPVEEIGWDRLSGRFVDQRLKFVRACFKLYPWEWLASDRFGPHVLETLDNGGGTGSTLWIEPAWKMLLSNKALLAILWELFPGHPNLLPAYLDGPRELAATTGWAAKPLLGREGAGVTLHEPGTEPSVRDEPCCYQALCPLPEFDGNRTVLGTWVVDGEAAGLGIRESAGLVTDEYARFLPHVIR; the protein is encoded by the coding sequence GTGGAACGCCACACCTGCACTCCGCGGCCCGGCTGGCAGGAGACCGTCGAGGAACAGGGCTGCATCTACCCGCTGACCCGGTACCCGGACGGCTCGCTGCGCCCCTACTGGGACGAGAGCGCCTACTACGCCCTCACCCTGCCCGAGGTGGAGGACCTCGAAGAGGTCGTCGAGGAGTTGCACGCCATGTGCCTGCGGGCCGCGGAGCACATCGTGGCCGCCGACCGGTTCGCGGACCTGGGCATCACCGACCCGGCCCTGGTGCACCGGGTGTCCGAGAGCTGGCGGCGGCGTGCCGAACTGCCCAGCCTCTACGGCAGGTTCGACCTCCGCTACGACGGTCGCGGCGAGCCCGCGAAACTACTGGAGTACAACGCGGACACCCCCACCTCGCTGGTGGAGGCGGCCTCCCCGCAGTGGTTCTGGATGGAGGACCGCTTCCCCGGCGCCGACCAGTGGAACTCGCTGCACGAGCGGCTGGTCGACGTGTGGCGCAAGCAGGCCGCCCTGCTGCCGCCGGGCGCGCCCGTGCACTTCGCCCACTCGGCCCGGGACGAGCTGGGCGAGGACCTGATGACGGTGGCCTACCTCCAGGAGACCGCCGAGCAGGCCGGGCTGGAGACCGTCACGATACCGGTGGAGGAGATCGGCTGGGACCGGCTCTCGGGCCGGTTCGTCGACCAGCGGCTGAAGTTCGTCCGGGCCTGCTTCAAGCTCTACCCGTGGGAGTGGCTGGCCTCCGACCGGTTCGGTCCGCACGTGCTGGAGACCCTCGACAACGGCGGCGGCACCGGCAGCACGCTGTGGATCGAACCGGCGTGGAAGATGCTGCTGTCCAACAAGGCGCTGCTGGCGATCCTGTGGGAGCTCTTCCCCGGCCACCCGAACCTGCTGCCCGCCTATCTGGACGGGCCCCGGGAGCTGGCCGCCACGACCGGGTGGGCGGCCAAGCCGCTGCTGGGCCGCGAGGGCGCGGGCGTCACGCTGCACGAGCCCGGCACCGAGCCGTCGGTGCGCGACGAGCCGTGCTGCTACCAGGCGCTGTGCCCGCTGCCGGAGTTCGACGGCAACCGCACGGTGCTGGGCACCTGGGTGGTGGACGGGGAGGCCGCCGGCCTGGGCATCCGCGAGTCCGCGGGCCTCGTCACCGACGAGTACGCGCGGTTCCTGCCGCACGTCATCCGCTAG
- a CDS encoding NADP-dependent oxidoreductase, with the protein MPEAIAFAAYGGPEVLRPTGIDIPEPDPDQVRVAVRAAGVNPLDWKLRSGSLAAVMPVPLPHIPGSEFAGTVEAVGDGVSSLEPGDEVFGHASQAYATLLVADLDMLRLRPDDLEVHRAAGLPSAAEAAHRALEELGVAAGETLLVHGAGGAVGNLAVQFALARGAQVVGTAAERVHQRLSRLGATPVRYGEGWPERVAAAAPQGVDAVLDVSGADVLGDSVRLARGGAARVLTLASPQAAQAHGARFSGGGDGLRRTGAALDEALALLRRGTLEVPLHPPFPLAEAAEAHRAGEAGGLDGKLVLTME; encoded by the coding sequence ATGCCCGAGGCCATCGCCTTCGCCGCGTACGGCGGCCCCGAAGTGCTCCGGCCCACCGGTATCGACATCCCCGAACCGGACCCCGACCAGGTGCGCGTCGCCGTCCGGGCCGCGGGCGTCAACCCGCTGGACTGGAAGCTGCGCAGCGGCTCCCTGGCCGCCGTCATGCCGGTGCCGCTGCCGCACATCCCCGGGTCGGAGTTCGCGGGCACCGTCGAGGCGGTGGGCGACGGTGTCAGCAGCCTGGAGCCGGGCGACGAGGTCTTCGGCCACGCCTCGCAGGCCTACGCCACGCTGCTCGTCGCCGACCTCGACATGCTGCGGCTGCGCCCCGACGACCTGGAGGTGCACCGCGCCGCCGGGCTGCCCTCCGCAGCGGAGGCCGCCCACCGCGCGCTGGAGGAACTGGGCGTCGCCGCGGGGGAGACCCTGCTCGTGCACGGCGCGGGCGGCGCCGTCGGCAACCTCGCGGTCCAGTTCGCGCTCGCCCGGGGCGCGCAGGTGGTCGGCACCGCGGCGGAACGGGTCCACCAGAGGCTGAGCAGGCTGGGTGCCACCCCCGTCCGCTACGGCGAGGGCTGGCCCGAGCGGGTGGCGGCTGCCGCGCCGCAGGGGGTGGACGCCGTACTGGACGTCTCGGGAGCCGACGTGCTGGGCGACTCCGTCCGGCTCGCCCGCGGCGGCGCCGCACGGGTCCTCACCCTCGCCTCCCCGCAGGCCGCGCAGGCGCACGGGGCCAGGTTCTCCGGCGGCGGGGACGGCCTCCGGCGCACCGGCGCCGCGCTCGACGAGGCCCTGGCGCTGCTGCGGCGCGGCACCCTGGAGGTGCCGCTCCACCCGCCCTTCCCGCTCGCCGAGGCGGCCGAGGCTCACCGGGCCGGGGAAGCCGGCGGACTGGACGGCAAGCTGGTGCTCACCATGGAGTGA
- a CDS encoding methyltransferase: MTHTSLDVSTPAGIIRLSNAFCDAKALLTAVELGLFTTLDQKGPATEEEIRKELGLHGRGLGDWLNLLAALGLLTREEGGRFGNAEGAGTYLVRGSNRYVGGFLERSNRNLYPAWGKLTEALRTGEQQSGSDFEEVTRNPHILRQFVGMMDALTHVVGPELVGKFDWSGHNSVLDIGGARGNLCSIIVKAQPHLAGHVFDLPPMEPLFEEHVASYGLTGKVTFHGGSFFTDPLPSADVVTLGHVLHDWDEQQRGELVTKAFHAVNPGGALLIYDRMLDDQPDHVENLVISLDMLLVTDGGSEYPVSEAVAHAERAGFASTEVLPLSDYDTLVICRKAA; encoded by the coding sequence ATGACGCACACCAGCCTGGATGTCAGCACCCCGGCCGGAATCATCCGGCTGAGCAACGCGTTCTGCGACGCGAAGGCGCTGCTGACCGCTGTCGAACTGGGTCTGTTCACCACCCTCGACCAGAAGGGCCCCGCGACCGAGGAGGAGATCCGCAAGGAGCTGGGCCTGCACGGCCGCGGGCTGGGCGACTGGCTCAACCTGCTGGCGGCGCTCGGCCTGCTCACCCGCGAGGAGGGCGGCAGGTTCGGCAACGCGGAGGGCGCCGGCACCTACCTGGTGCGCGGCAGCAACCGCTACGTGGGCGGCTTCCTGGAGCGCTCCAACCGCAACCTCTACCCCGCCTGGGGCAAGCTGACCGAGGCGCTGCGCACCGGTGAGCAGCAGTCGGGCAGCGACTTCGAGGAGGTCACCCGCAACCCGCACATCCTGCGGCAGTTCGTCGGCATGATGGACGCGCTCACCCACGTCGTCGGCCCCGAACTGGTGGGCAAGTTCGACTGGAGCGGACACAACTCCGTGCTCGACATCGGCGGCGCACGCGGCAACCTGTGCTCCATCATCGTCAAGGCGCAGCCGCACCTCGCCGGGCACGTCTTCGACCTGCCGCCGATGGAGCCGCTGTTCGAGGAGCACGTCGCCTCCTACGGCCTGACCGGCAAGGTCACCTTCCACGGCGGCAGCTTCTTCACCGACCCGCTGCCCAGCGCCGATGTCGTCACCCTCGGGCACGTGCTGCACGACTGGGACGAGCAGCAGCGCGGCGAACTGGTCACCAAGGCCTTCCACGCCGTCAACCCCGGGGGCGCGCTGCTGATCTACGACCGGATGCTCGACGACCAGCCCGACCACGTCGAGAACCTGGTCATCAGCCTCGACATGCTGCTGGTCACCGACGGCGGCTCCGAGTACCCGGTCTCCGAGGCCGTCGCGCACGCCGAGCGTGCCGGGTTCGCCTCCACCGAGGTGCTGCCGCTGAGCGACTACGACACGCTCGTGATCTGCCGCAAGGCCGCCTGA
- a CDS encoding FAD-dependent monooxygenase, whose translation MSANQQAPQQVPVLIVGGAVTGLSTAVFLGWHGIRSLVVERHPDTLSHPRSRGVNPRTVELYRQVGLEGPIWSEASLATDFSKLLMIRAETLAGPEMFSGPTDQPDPTGGVSPCEWAPIDQDRLEHLLRGRAAELGAELAFGTELVSFEETGEGEDGGVTAVLRDTATGEERTVRAGYLVAADGSRSPVRQELGIETDGPGEFATTLSVLFEADLSRAARGRDVGVCYLDKPAPSTILFAHDGKQRWIFATAMPEGETLETVTEEQAVELVRAAIGQPDLDVRIIPQLPAGGAKWLSFIIGAQVAREYRRGRVFLVGDAAHLVPPTGGFGASLGIQDAGNLAWKLAAVLDGESGPELLDTYQTERHPVAWMTLQQALGMMQERTGPDGDGEGEGPDPAEAYSTTVFGYRYGDGPPVPPHALRGEPGTRAPHIELDRAGEDISTLDLYGRAPVLLAAEGGQAWVAAAAAVSADTGVRIDAHRVGGPGATLTAADDRAVAEQHGIAADGAVLVRPDGFVAWRSEGAVADPAAALRTAVRELYPPR comes from the coding sequence ATGAGCGCTAACCAGCAGGCCCCGCAGCAGGTTCCGGTACTGATCGTCGGAGGGGCGGTGACAGGGCTGTCCACCGCGGTCTTCCTCGGCTGGCACGGCATCCGCTCGCTCGTCGTCGAGCGCCACCCCGACACGCTGAGCCACCCGCGCTCGCGCGGCGTCAACCCGCGGACCGTCGAGCTCTACCGGCAGGTCGGGCTGGAGGGGCCCATCTGGTCCGAGGCCAGTCTCGCCACCGACTTCAGCAAGCTGCTGATGATCCGGGCCGAGACCCTCGCCGGGCCCGAGATGTTCAGCGGCCCCACCGACCAGCCCGACCCCACCGGCGGCGTCAGCCCCTGCGAGTGGGCCCCCATCGACCAGGACCGGCTCGAGCACCTGCTGCGCGGCCGGGCCGCCGAACTCGGTGCCGAACTGGCCTTCGGCACCGAACTGGTGTCCTTCGAGGAGACCGGCGAGGGCGAGGACGGCGGAGTCACCGCCGTGCTCCGGGACACCGCCACCGGCGAGGAGCGCACCGTGCGCGCCGGCTACCTCGTCGCGGCCGACGGCAGCCGCAGCCCCGTCCGGCAGGAGCTGGGCATCGAGACGGACGGCCCCGGCGAGTTCGCCACCACCCTCTCGGTGCTCTTCGAGGCGGACCTGAGCCGGGCGGCCCGGGGCCGCGACGTCGGCGTCTGCTACCTCGACAAACCCGCGCCCTCCACCATCCTGTTCGCGCACGACGGCAAGCAGCGGTGGATCTTCGCCACCGCCATGCCCGAGGGCGAGACACTGGAGACGGTCACCGAGGAGCAGGCGGTCGAACTGGTCCGCGCCGCCATCGGCCAGCCCGACCTGGACGTGCGCATCATTCCGCAGCTCCCGGCGGGCGGCGCCAAGTGGCTGAGCTTCATCATCGGCGCGCAGGTCGCCCGCGAGTACCGGCGCGGCCGGGTCTTCCTCGTCGGCGACGCCGCCCATCTGGTGCCGCCCACCGGCGGGTTCGGCGCCAGCCTCGGCATCCAGGACGCCGGCAACCTGGCCTGGAAGCTGGCCGCCGTCCTGGACGGCGAGTCCGGGCCCGAGCTGCTGGACACCTACCAGACCGAACGCCACCCGGTGGCCTGGATGACCCTCCAGCAGGCACTCGGGATGATGCAGGAGCGCACCGGCCCGGACGGCGACGGCGAAGGTGAGGGCCCGGACCCCGCCGAGGCGTACAGCACCACCGTCTTCGGCTACCGGTACGGAGACGGCCCGCCGGTGCCGCCGCACGCGCTGCGCGGCGAGCCCGGCACCCGCGCCCCGCACATCGAGCTGGACCGGGCCGGGGAGGACATCTCCACCCTGGACCTGTACGGGCGGGCGCCGGTGCTGCTGGCCGCGGAGGGCGGCCAGGCGTGGGTGGCGGCGGCCGCCGCCGTGTCCGCGGACACCGGCGTGCGGATCGACGCGCACCGGGTGGGTGGCCCGGGAGCCACCCTGACCGCGGCGGACGACCGGGCGGTGGCCGAGCAGCACGGCATCGCGGCCGACGGCGCCGTCCTCGTCCGCCCGGACGGGTTCGTCGCCTGGCGCTCCGAGGGCGCCGTCGCCGATCCGGCCGCGGCCTTGCGGACGGCGGTGCGGGAGCTGTACCCGCCCCGCTGA
- a CDS encoding FAD-dependent monooxygenase, producing MYDVKIPVLIVGGGPVGLSTALFSGRRGVRTMLLEKRDSTSMLPRAPGLQARTMELFRAAGLGKEIRALEKGNSHAYFEGGIIKVDTFSDIDNAELLESPSLDGPTVSPERVMGCGQDRYEKVLVAKAREYGADVRFNTRLVSFEADEEGVTAVAEEAATGNRITIRADYLVGADGAGSRVRKALGVERTGRGTVFNALSIYFRAPELETLLKDRKFILCYASAGGSLMGLSRLHGCDPWLAAPIYYPEKGETPDDYTDERCVEIVRRAAGKDIDVEIMDKVPWQGAQLVSETFRVGRVFLAGDAAHVHPPAGGFGANTGIHDAHNLSWKLAAVHDGWGTDALLDTYDAERRPLGTAMSEQALVRNRIRHGYATEQDRKDFVDDVIITLGYRYRSSSVVGAEGSKVLTPDLELTGEPGTRAPHVWLTRTGTEGAEGTERISSIDLFWDGFVLLHGPDGGAWAKAAVKAAERLGVPLRTHAVGPEEELRPEDRDWAAAYGVGSGGAVLVRPDAFVAWRSAEGTSAVADPDAVLDDVLARASAAAS from the coding sequence ATGTATGACGTGAAGATCCCGGTGCTGATCGTCGGCGGTGGTCCCGTCGGGCTCTCCACCGCACTGTTCAGCGGGCGGCGTGGCGTCCGCACGATGCTGCTGGAGAAGCGGGACAGCACCTCCATGCTCCCCCGCGCCCCGGGTCTGCAGGCCCGCACGATGGAGCTGTTCCGCGCCGCGGGGCTCGGGAAAGAGATCCGCGCCCTGGAGAAGGGGAACTCGCACGCCTACTTCGAGGGCGGGATCATCAAGGTCGACACCTTCTCCGACATCGACAACGCCGAACTGCTGGAGTCCCCGTCGCTGGACGGTCCGACGGTCAGCCCGGAGCGGGTGATGGGCTGCGGGCAGGACCGGTACGAGAAGGTGCTGGTCGCCAAGGCCCGCGAGTACGGCGCCGATGTCCGGTTCAACACCAGGCTGGTCTCCTTCGAGGCCGACGAGGAAGGCGTCACCGCCGTGGCCGAGGAGGCCGCGACGGGGAACCGGATCACCATCCGCGCCGACTACCTGGTCGGCGCCGACGGTGCGGGCAGCCGCGTCCGGAAGGCGCTGGGCGTCGAGCGGACCGGCCGCGGCACCGTCTTCAACGCGCTGAGCATCTACTTCCGGGCGCCGGAGCTGGAGACGCTGCTCAAGGACCGCAAGTTCATCCTGTGCTACGCCTCGGCCGGGGGCTCCCTGATGGGCCTCTCGCGGCTGCACGGCTGCGATCCGTGGCTGGCGGCGCCCATCTACTACCCGGAGAAGGGCGAGACGCCGGACGACTACACCGACGAGCGCTGCGTGGAGATCGTCCGCCGCGCGGCCGGCAAGGACATCGACGTCGAGATCATGGACAAGGTGCCCTGGCAGGGCGCCCAGCTGGTCTCCGAGACCTTCCGGGTGGGCCGGGTCTTCCTGGCGGGCGACGCCGCGCATGTGCACCCGCCCGCGGGCGGCTTCGGGGCCAACACCGGCATCCACGACGCGCACAACCTGTCCTGGAAGCTGGCGGCCGTGCACGACGGCTGGGGCACCGACGCGCTGCTGGACACCTACGACGCGGAGCGCCGCCCGCTGGGCACCGCCATGTCCGAGCAGGCCCTGGTGCGCAACCGGATCCGGCACGGCTACGCGACCGAGCAGGACCGGAAGGACTTCGTCGACGACGTGATCATCACGCTCGGCTACCGGTACCGCTCCTCGTCCGTCGTCGGCGCCGAGGGATCCAAGGTGCTCACCCCCGACCTGGAGCTGACGGGTGAGCCCGGCACCCGCGCGCCGCACGTGTGGCTGACGCGTACGGGCACCGAGGGCGCTGAGGGCACCGAGCGGATCTCCTCCATCGACCTGTTCTGGGACGGCTTCGTCCTGCTGCACGGCCCGGACGGCGGCGCCTGGGCGAAGGCCGCGGTCAAGGCGGCCGAGCGACTGGGCGTGCCGCTGCGCACCCACGCGGTGGGCCCGGAGGAGGAGCTGCGACCCGAGGACCGCGACTGGGCGGCCGCCTACGGGGTGGGATCGGGCGGCGCCGTGCTGGTGCGGCCGGACGCGTTCGTGGCCTGGCGCTCGGCGGAGGGCACCTCGGCCGTGGCGGACCCGGACGCGGTGCTCGACGACGTGCTGGCGCGCGCCTCGGCGGCGGCCTCGTGA
- a CDS encoding methyltransferase, which produces MTDEVTARAGQVLGQAMAFQPAKLVLAGVRLGLFAALAEGPLSEERLRERLELGRRGCDHFLAALAELGFLERTADGAWANTRVSGQLLVPGDPASLSGFLQLADRVMYPAWDRLAEGLRSEEPQAATYSGEDMFDQLYDSEEKKDGLVRMAEDASRPLIPALAEVFDWASYGSVLELGGCRGNVLAGLVGAHPHLQARVFDLPQLEEDFDAHMAALGTTGKLGFQGGDFFAGPLPEADVLMLGHALVDWNDDQRAQLVKNAFAGVRPGGAFLVWDPVIVPGEESYLRNLLRSLNLQLMTPHGKGYTLAQCTGWMRDAGFARVEHRSLGHDVTLVIAHKGG; this is translated from the coding sequence ATGACTGACGAGGTGACGGCCCGGGCCGGACAGGTGCTCGGCCAGGCCATGGCCTTCCAGCCGGCGAAGCTGGTGCTGGCCGGGGTACGGCTGGGGCTGTTCGCGGCGCTGGCCGAGGGGCCACTGTCGGAGGAGCGGCTGCGCGAGCGGCTGGAGCTGGGCCGGCGCGGCTGCGACCACTTCCTCGCGGCGCTGGCCGAACTCGGCTTCCTGGAGCGCACGGCGGACGGCGCGTGGGCCAACACGCGGGTGTCGGGGCAGTTGCTGGTGCCCGGCGATCCGGCGTCGCTCAGCGGGTTCCTGCAGCTCGCCGACCGGGTGATGTATCCGGCGTGGGACCGCCTTGCCGAGGGGCTGCGCAGCGAGGAGCCGCAGGCGGCGACCTACTCCGGCGAGGACATGTTCGATCAGCTCTACGACAGTGAGGAGAAGAAGGACGGGCTGGTGCGGATGGCCGAGGACGCCAGCAGGCCGCTGATCCCCGCGCTGGCGGAGGTCTTCGACTGGGCGTCCTACGGTTCGGTGCTGGAGCTGGGCGGCTGCCGGGGCAATGTGCTGGCCGGTCTGGTGGGCGCGCATCCGCATCTGCAGGCGCGGGTCTTCGACCTGCCGCAGTTGGAGGAGGATTTCGACGCGCACATGGCGGCGCTGGGGACGACCGGCAAGCTCGGCTTCCAGGGCGGTGACTTCTTCGCCGGGCCGCTGCCCGAGGCCGATGTGCTGATGCTGGGGCACGCGCTGGTGGACTGGAACGACGACCAGCGCGCCCAACTGGTGAAGAACGCCTTCGCCGGAGTGCGCCCCGGTGGCGCTTTCCTGGTGTGGGACCCGGTGATCGTCCCGGGCGAGGAGAGCTATCTGCGCAATCTGCTGCGCAGCCTCAACCTCCAGCTGATGACCCCGCACGGAAAGGGCTACACGCTGGCGCAGTGCACGGGGTGGATGCGCGACGCGGGCTTCGCCCGGGTCGAGCACCGCTCGCTGGGCCACGACGTCACCCTGGTCATCGCCCACAAGGGCGGCTGA